aatgagtcacttctcaattgataaatagttaaaggatatgaagacagtttttggatgaagagatcaaagctattgtagccatatgaaaaaaatgcattaaatcattattagttagagaaatgaaaatttaaaaaattctaagacaTCATTATCCCTATccaattggctaaaatgacaaaaggggaaaatcacaaatgttggcgaggatgtgaaaaaatgggggaaaaaacctcACTAATATCCTGttgatggaactatgaactgattcagccattttggagagcaatctcaAATTATGcccaaaatgttataaaattataccttttgacccagaaaatACCACTATTATATCTGCTTCCtaaggtgataaaaaaaaaaaagaagagaacctatatattctaaatatttatagtgtctatggtagcaaagaactggaaattgagggtaaactagttgtggtttatgatttatggtgaaatactactgtgcaataagaaattatgagtaggtttaatttttttaaaacatggaaagacctacatgaaattatgaagagtgaaataaatagaaccaagaaaacattgtatacagcaacagaaatactgtttgaagaataacaATGAATGTCCacctatatccagagaaagacctaTAAATAGAAGCATGTATGATATGgttttacatatgtgtgtgtgtgtgtatatatatatatatatgtacatatacgcTTATTTTTTGCCAGTGATGCcttctgtaagatttaaattaatacccAATaaatccaagtattatattttataaagtttattaataatcacttgaagtagaagaaataaaaagaatgaaagtaaaaCTTGAGTAAAaacacctgagtaaaattctcctacCTCTCACGTTAACCCCACCTCCACAGCCATGtttccaagagaagagagagagggggtggagctacacaaaacttatatcctccttACATTAGCACCTaacgtgagaaggaacatggaaagcTGGGAAAGAAAGTtttggggagcaaatcctaattacacaatgccccctgtgattccattgggaaatgagcatttagaaatctcccagatttacgtgtctagtttccccaatgaatcattacccataaccaacttatatctctaaagatctttaactagaggtacatacaatattgtattttctaaaggtaaattgcaataatttggggataagagggaaatagaaagagaacaaaaagtcaatcaggcggcaatcccctttggcataagagtttacattcaaaataaatgtgtttaatcccccacagttcaattcactacatcccaaagttcattctggatcttttggtgcagtgtgtggtttctgcaggcttctttatggtgccttctccaaacagttcactttcttgattcggggagatagcaagtttcttattctaaaattactctaaaacaagaaaaaaattttataaatctagaattttattacaataatacaatctcccctgaggagggtgttgaccaatacACAGatcaccctgggatacatggctgagttatgaggtatatgaatcaattatcaagagaaagtcaaaaacatttaaaaaaaaaaccaaaagagaaaaaagtaacctcttcatgaaacataaaatatcaaaggtCTCATgtataaaaattctaagtaaggaagaataaatccataacaggtccttgaatcagggtctgagtaaagtgatttgtgtcccacaagcctgtagtagcaattatgcacttacccaataaggtctacagaaaattgccatactatgaaaaagagagaaaaagggctagattttgaagcagaaaggaaatatcattccctggtctgattttaccttcgttctcagggatagggaagccaaaatggcagccagactgaggtacttggtagaagtctggatctggcacagggaaatcctgcatctgacatTGTCAGACAGCtgcttccttgaaccccaaaataagttcaagtcccctgtcttggcccagaatctcatcaatcccactgggattggttggtctctttgatcttgtgctccttggcactgtgcaggttaactttCTGCTTGGCActatgcagtggctcttttgtgatcccttctcctggaatcagatacaatcattaatcaaagtcccataatatttaacaatcaatggcaggtttccataatcTAAAGCTTTttggtatgcattgacattagagctaatggacattttaaatttatcctagtgcaaaatcaaaaaaccataATACTAGTAAcatgcttcaagtacaaaaaagagaaaaaagaaagctcaaatactctattgcatatacaaggaaaaaacaataaaatttttaaaaatcaaaaatatatagttcacattccatgcagaatagggagaaaagggagggagacaccTCAGAACTGTAATGTAAcagtttctttttcaaaagtgTTGATACAAGATTTATATATCATAGTGCTTTTGTTTGGAGAAATTGACACAGGTCTTCCCATAACTCTAGGCTTTTCTTGCTCTTTTGACAGAGTTAAATTAGAAGATGTTGAAATTTCTCAGAACTCTTTAGCAGACAGTAATGGACTCACTTACTCACACAAAAAAGCACAGAAGAGAACTGCATGGGAGGAAGAAGGTTCTGATGCAGAAGAGAAGCATTGGACGGGGGGTGAGATCAGTGAAACCTCTATAGAAACATATCAAGTcacaaggaagaaaaacaagaagagaaaaaggaatgaaggaggaagtgAAAATCATGGAAAATGGACCCCCaaaaaattagggaaagagaaggaagggaaagttgAAGATAAGAAGCAGAAAAAATCTATAAAGCTATCTAAAATAAAGACATTGCTGCCAGAAAGGACCAAAAACCATAATACTCCCAAGAGTGCTtccaataaaataatttctgcaaaaatcaagaggaaaaagcTTATTGGCCTGTCTACTAAAGATAACTCTGATACCTCATCAGATTCTGATTCTTATGCCACATCATTAGATAGCCGCAGCAAAATAAGTCTTGGTGGTAAGGAATTAGAGACGCCATCATTTATCACATCAAAGCCATCTAGTAGTTCCCTCCCAAGTGCAAATAGACTTTTTGCCAGCATTATCAATAAGAATAGAGGAAATCAAGAATCATCCTCTAGTTTGGATTCCAGTTCAGATGACCAGAGCAAGATGCCAAGTAGAATTCCATCATTTGCTCCTCCATCAACTGTAACAGTATCTTCAGGATCTTCACAAGCAAATGGTCTGGATACAGGCAGTCACTTAGGATCAAGACGGGAGATGCAATTTTCTGATATGTGGGATAAGCCAGTATTGGGGAATAGTGGAAAACAGTTGCCACCTCTGGCTCCAGAAAAAACAACTCACCCCAGCAGTTTTGGAAGGGGACGGGGAAGAGGAGAGGACTTTTTCCCCTGGAGGGGACCTAGGGGCCGGGGTTTTCGTGGAGTCAGAGGACGAGGGAGAGGGGGAAACAATTACATGTTTAAT
The window above is part of the Gracilinanus agilis isolate LMUSP501 chromosome 4, AgileGrace, whole genome shotgun sequence genome. Proteins encoded here:
- the COIL gene encoding coilin isoform X2 — translated: MAPSETVRLRLHFDYPPPSSPRCSVFWLLADLTKCRVVTDLASLIRHRFGFSSGSALGLYLDGGLLPPTESARLVRDNDCLRVKLEDVEISQNSLADSNGLTYSHKKAQKRTAWEEEGSDAEEKHWTGGEISETSIETYQVTRKKNKKRKRNEGGSENHGKWTPKKLGKEKEGKVEDKKQKKSIKLSKIKTLLPERTKNHNTPKSASNKIISAKIKRKKLIGLSTKDNSDTSSDSDSYATSLDSRSKISLGGKELETPSFITSKPSSSSLPSANRLFASIINKNRGNQESSSSLDSSSDDQSKMPSRIPSFAPPSTVTVSSGSSQANGLDTGSHLGSRREMQFSDMWDKPVLGNSGKQLPPLAPEKTTHPSSFGRGRGRGEDFFPWRGPRGRGFRGVRGRGRGGNNYMFNGESQKQQQLTEVAKNTPFVTQNPVPPLQKDYSLLPQLAGPPRVGEKIAFKLLELTPNYSPDVSSYKKAVLKEEFPKRLTVMTALLK
- the COIL gene encoding coilin isoform X1 — encoded protein: MAPSETVRLRLHFDYPPPSSPRCSVFWLLADLTKCRVVTDLASLIRHRFGFSSGSALGLYLDGGLLPPTESARLVRDNDCLRVKLEDVEISQNSLADSNGLTYSHKKAQKRTAWEEEGSDAEEKHWTGGEISETSIETYQVTRKKNKKRKRNEGGSENHGKWTPKKLGKEKEGKVEDKKQKKSIKLSKIKTLLPERTKNHNTPKSASNKIISAKIKRKKLIGLSTKDNSDTSSDSDSYATSLDSRSKISLGGKELETPSFITSKPSSSSLPSANRLFASIINKNRGNQESSSSLDSSSDDQSKMPSRIPSFAPPSTVTVSSGSSQANGLDTGSHLGSRREMQFSDMWDKPVLGNSGKQLPPLAPEKTTHPSSFGRGRGRGEDFFPWRGPRGRGFRGVRGRGRGGNNYMFNGESQKQQQLTEVAKNTPFVTQNPVPPLQKDYSLLPQLAGPPRVGEKIAFKLLELTPNYSPDVSSYKEGKIINYNVDAQEVDIEILSSLPVAKEPGKFDLVYQNENGTEVVEYAVSQERLITIRWKELIEPRLIIEPPSNIPSKE